Within the Aspergillus luchuensis IFO 4308 DNA, chromosome 5, nearly complete sequence genome, the region TAACAGCAGGATATAAACTacatataaatactattctgaaatattaagtttattaaaataaaataaaatatccaGATATTACCCCATCCACTGTGATCCGGGCTGTGTggaagataataattatacagtATACAAcatcttttaatattatctttaatgtGATACTGGCCGGTCATAACATACCTGTAGACAGTATTACCAAGATAATAAATCTgataattactactattcttATCCAGATCTTATTTTAGCCTGGAAAGTCAGTTACCGATTTTCTTCTACAGCtgtaaatttaattaattataataattctatttaaaCAAAcagaattatagaatatctGCTAATATAACAGTATAATAAaactgatatatatattctctagtCTGCTTCTTATATAACCAGCTGTACTAAAAGATAAACTAGATTCTATCTTTTATCAGTATTTTTCGGACAAGGGTAAGTCtgcttttaatttttatatattaatattaaaatacaaGCTAGCTACCAGGCAGATTTCTATTACAGTAAGTTATAACCACAAAGtcattaatattatataaatataataaatcctGTTTTAATTTAAacatattttataatagctcAGTCAAGCTGAAGCTGAGATCCagttaaataagattataataataaacaagAATAATTAGCTGGATATTTAAAGCTAGAATACAGAATATTCTAAAACCATGCAgtcctgtatatataaacttatagAAGagtagatatttaaatactcCAATACCcctgtaatttatatatgGAACGGCGACTTGATATACCAGGAGTTGGATAACCTATCCGGCTGCTTAGCCGGCCAGCTGGTATCTCTCGGGATTAGACCTGAGATAATGGTGCCAATCTGTTTCGAAAAGTCCAAGTAGGCAGTGGTAGCAATGCTGGGCATCCTGAAGGCCGGCGGCGCTTTCGTTCCCCTTGACCCTTCTCAGCCGCAAGCAAGGCTGAATAAAATTTGTCGTGAAATACAGGCTAAGCTCATCTTGGTCTCGCTAGCCCTTTCCCATAGGCCCTTTTCTCCTATCGGCATCCTCACGGTTGACCATTGCTCACTTTGTTCATATCGCCCAAACGTCTCCGTGACTACGAATAGTGAAAATGCCGCCTACATCCTGTTTACCTCCGGTAGCACGGGCAGACCGAAAGGCGTTGTTGTTCCACACACCTCTTTTGCCAGTAGTGCCAGTTACCATTCTCGCTCATTTCTCCTCGGACCAGAAGCTCGCGTCCTTCAGTTTTCTTCACTCACTTTCGATGCCTCCTTGTGTGAAATTCTCTCTACCTTGCTCTTTGGAGGGTGCATCTGCATTCCCTCTGAGAATCAGAGAATGGATGAGATTACGTCTGTCATGCGGACGCTAAGAGTCAATTATGCGCTTCTCACACCCTCTGTGGCTAGGCTAGTCAATCCTAACCAGGTTCCGTCATTAAGCCATCTCATTCTCATGGGTGAGAAGCCGTGTCTTGCTGATTTGCAGCAATGGTGTCAACTAGAGGGCCTCATGATTGGTTACGGTCCGACAGAATGTTCCGTTTGTTGTACTGTTGCAACATCGTGGGCTCCTCAAGCTCCTACCGGCAGTATTGGTAAACCTGTTGGCTGCACGTCTTGGGTAACCAGTTCACATGACCATAACCGGCTGGCACCGATCGGTGCTGAAGGCGAGCTTCTCATCAAAGGACTGATCCTTGCCCGAGGCTATCTGAACAACCCGGACAAGACCATGGCCTTTTTCATTGAGAACCCTGGCTAAGCTGAACTCTTATTATTCTGCCAGCGTTGCCGCTTCTACAAGACCAGTAACATTATGCACTATGCTTCCGACAGTTCTCTTATCTTTGTTAGCTGTAAGAACTTCCAAGTCAAGCTCCACAGACAGTAAATCAAACTGGATAAAATTAAGTACCAGCTGCGTCTCCTTCTGCCACACCGGGAGGTGGCTATAGAGGTGGTTaatctgtattataatactattaaaaaaGCCTTGGTGGCTTATATTGACTGCAGTAATAACCTGACTGATATAAAAACTGTAGTAGATGACTATATAATTTCCGTGATAATACTTAAGCCAGCTATTTAACAGCAGATTTCATCAATCTTCTGCTCTATAAAGACAATGTTATTGCAGAAGCTTTCAgcgtatataatattctctaTTTTTGTGCCACTACGCCGGCTCCCGCTCACTGTGTCTGGCAAGACTAACTGCAAGCAGCTACGCGATCTAGTGCAGGATCTTACTATAGTACAGCTTAGCATGCTGGTGCTCGGTAAGATAAAGAAGGAACTACCCAGCTCCCTGGCAGAACAGCAGATGCAGGTACTCTGGGCTGTAGTACTACAGATTTCAGCAGCAGACATTGGGGCAAAtgacagcttcttccagCTGGGAGGCGACTCGATCGCGGCCATGCGTCTTGTTTCGGCTGCTCGAGCGGCCGGGATATCTTTAACCATGGCACAGATTTTTCAGCAACCATCCCTGTCGGAGCTATGTATGGTCGCCAAAAATGCAACTTTAGCACCTGATCCTCTTGAGAAGCATTTAGACTTCCAGCGTCACATAGGTCCTTATGAACCTGCTCTTTCCGTGCCTATTTCTGCAGTTCTGCCTCCAATTTCGGCCGAAGATATCGACATAATCATTGAGTCCACTGATTTTCAACTGTTCGCAGTATCGCACGGTGCACTCCGGAGCCGAGGGTTCACAAATTACTTGATACTTGACTTTCGGACACCAATTGAGACCGCTCGCCTCCAAGCCTCGTGTCATTCACTCATCATGCAACATGAAATTCTTCGGACTGTTTTTCTTGTTCATGACCTCAAGCTTCTGCAAGTCATACTTCGTCGTCCTCCCTTCCAATTTTCCCTTCAAGAGTGCGAAACACATCTTTTAGACTCTTTCTGTCAAGAGCTAATCCGAAGAGATCAAGAATCTTCGTTTGTGATTGGTGAGCTTATCACCAAATTTTTTGCGATCATCAGCGATAGTTGTTGTTCACGCCTCATCATCAGGCTCTCCCATGCACAGTACGATGCGGCTAGCATTAAAATGTTTTTTGGGGATCTTGAGAAGTTTCTTTGCGGTCAGAAACCAGAAATTCCTCGACAATTTTCATCCTTCATTCAAACCTGCCGAACTTTTGATACTTCTGCCGCGAAAAAGTACTGGTCCAAGTATCTTAAGGGGTCTTCTATGACAACCTTCTGCCTAAATTCGTCTCCTGAAAAATCGGCTGAGTCAGATACGAAAGTGGTTCGCCAAATTCCTAACGTGAATTTGAATTCACACAACATCACATTCTCGACCATACTACAAACTGCATGGGCCATAGTACTCAGCCGCCTATCTCACAGAAATGATATCGTCTTTGGCCAACTTGTATCCAGTCGAATTCTGCCCATCGACAATATCGACAAGACCACGGGGCCGTGTGTGAACATAATCCCCGTGAGGGTCAAATTGCAAAAGTCTGTGCAAAAGCTTCTTCGGAATGTTCAGGAACAACTTGTGCTTGGTATTCCGCATCAACACATCGGTTTTGAGAGTATCAGGAAACAGTGTACGGAGTGGCCAGCTATGACCAGGCTGAGCTCAGTTGTTCAACATCAGAATGTTGAAGACATCCCTGCAAGGCCTTCCTCCCCTGGAATGCTCTACACGATGACTGAATTCATCTCTCCCACAAATTGCGTCGACGTTTGGGTTATCTCGACGGTTAAGCGACATTCAATTGAAATTTCCCTAGGACATTGTCTTGACGCGATTTCCGCCTCCTTCGCAGCCAATATCCTAGACGACTTATGTGATACGATTCAGTATCTCAGTGGCAACTTTTACGGTGAGCTTCTCTCCGAGTTTGAGACCATCATGTCGCAACCGCAAATTCCGATAGTGCTCTCAACAAACACTGAACTGCAAAGTTTACGCCACCCATATACTCATCAGGGTATTGAGCATGTCTTACCTTTAGTTGAAAAAACTTGGGCGGTCACTTTCAATCGGACATTTGGGCACTTGGATACACGATTTGATGTACACTTTTCCCGATTCTGTGACGATCTCCTGGGCGCAATTCAAATTTCGAGATCATTCGGCGAACTCAGTGTTCGAATCGATATGGATGACGTTCTTGCTAACCCTACCATGCGAAGTCAAGCTCATTTCATTGCAGGGAAGTTGTAGAGATTGTGTCTTTCATTCGGGGATGGATGTTGACTGAATCCAAGAACAATGTGTATACCCTATCATTGCTGTTATATGTTCGTTATCTTTATGTCATTTGCAGGTGTTCATAATGTCATCCACTTTTCTAATTAGAGTAATTCCACAATTGCAATCGCGTGCTATAGTTCTCTGACAGCAAACAAATGTATGAGCGAATTGGCTGCACAGTTGCAATTCTCAGTAGAGGGTCACACGGATTGAGGCATCTCATAAGTCTATCACGACTAACAGCTGCAGAACCGCAAGCTTTATTCCGTTCACCCGAATCTACTAGTTTGCTTCAACGTAATGCCAGAGCAAGATAAGCATTAGAGTGAGTCGGCCACCTTGGAATTCATGCGACATTGAGCATATGATCGGTCATTCCATGAAACTGAATAGCATTCAGAAGTCGTAACATTCGAACACAGCCAATCGAAGCAAGGTGAATGTACATGCcttgggtgatggtgatattTGGTCTTAACCTGAGAAAAGACCAATAAACGTTAACGACAACGAGTTCACAACTAACCAGAGACCACCTAACGTAATCGGA harbors:
- a CDS encoding uncharacterized protein (COG:I;~EggNog:ENOG410PH4X;~InterPro:IPR020459,IPR042099,IPR000873,IPR020845;~PFAM:PF00501) → MLGILKAGGAFVPLDPSQPQARLNKICREIQAKLILVSLALSHRPFSPIGILTVDHCSLCSYRPNVSVTTNSENAAYILFTSGSTGRPKGVVVPHTSFASSASYHSRSFLLGPEARVLQFSSLTFDASLCEILSTLLFGGCICIPSENQRMDEITSVMRTLRVNYALLTPSVARLVNPNQVPSLSHLILMGEKPCLADLQQWCQLEGLMIGYGPTECSVCCTVATSWAPQAPTGSIGKPVGCTSWVTSSHDHNRLAPIGAEGELLIKGLILARGYLNNPDKTMAFFIENPG